ATACGGCATGGCCATCCGCAAGGACACGCCCGAGCTCACCAAGGCGGTGAACGGCGCGATCGAGAAGCTCAAGGCCGACGGCACTTACGACCAGATCGTGAAGAAGTGGTTCAGCGCCAACGCCAAGTAAGCGCGCGATGGATCTCGACTTCTCACCGGTCTGGCAGGGCTGGCCCGACCTGCTGCGCGGTGCGCTCGTCACGGTGGAGATCACCGCGTGCGCGCTCGCGCTGGGCTGCGTGCTCGGCCTCATCGTCGGCATCGGCCGGCTGAACCCGAAGCGGCGCTGGATCTACGGCGTGTGCACTGCGTATGTGGCGGCCATTCGCGGCACGCCGCTCTTGGTGCAGCTGTTCATCCTGTTCTTCGGCCTGCCGCACTTCGGCATCCTGCTGCCGGCCTTTTTGTGCGGCGTGCTGGGGCTCGGCGTTTATTCCGGCGCGTACGTCTCGGAGATCGTGCGCGGCGCGATCCAGTCGATCGACAAGGGCCAGACGATGGCCGCGCAATCGCTCGGTATGACGCCCGGCGTGGCGATGCGCCAGATCGTGCTGCCGCAGGCGGTGGTACGGATGATTCCGCCGCTGGGCAACGAGTTCATCGCGCTCATCAAGAACTCGGCGCTGGTGTCGCTGCTGACCATCCACGACGTGATGCACGAAGGGCAGAAGATCATCAGCGTGTCGTATCGGTCGCTGGAGGTGTACCTGGCCATCGCGCTCGTGTACTTCGTGCTGACCGGCACGATGACGCTGGTGCTGCGGCACTTCGAGCAGAAGCTGCGGCAAGGCGGGTTGATGCGATGAGCGTGCTTCGTGTCTTTCTCCCTCCCCCGCTGGGGGAGGGTAGGGGTGGGGGCACGACGGCCTCGACCCAAGCACGGCGCTCGTTGGGCGCTGCCCCCATCCCAGCCTTCCCCCAGAGGGGGAAGGAGCAATGACCCGGGTGCAGCGCTTTTCCCGGGCTACGTTGCCAGTGACGCCCTGGAAGAACGGCGGCGGCACCACGCAGGAGATCGCGAGCTGGCCGCAAGGCGCGGGGCTCGACAGCTTCGGCTGGCGCGTGAGCATCGCGACCATCGCGGCGGCCGGGCCGTTCTCGGTGTTCGCGGGCATCGACCGCAGCATCATGCTGCTCGAAGGCGACGGGGTGCGGCTCTTCACGCACGACGGGCGCATCGATCGCCGGCTCGATGTGCCGCAGCAGCCCTTTGCCTTCAGCGGCGACGACGCGATCGATTGCACGCTGCTCGGCGGCGCATCGAACGATTTCAACGTGATGACGCGACGTGGACAGTGGCGTGCCGATGTGCGCGTGCTGGTCCACG
This region of Variovorax sp. RKNM96 genomic DNA includes:
- a CDS encoding amino acid ABC transporter permease — its product is MDLDFSPVWQGWPDLLRGALVTVEITACALALGCVLGLIVGIGRLNPKRRWIYGVCTAYVAAIRGTPLLVQLFILFFGLPHFGILLPAFLCGVLGLGVYSGAYVSEIVRGAIQSIDKGQTMAAQSLGMTPGVAMRQIVLPQAVVRMIPPLGNEFIALIKNSALVSLLTIHDVMHEGQKIISVSYRSLEVYLAIALVYFVLTGTMTLVLRHFEQKLRQGGLMR
- a CDS encoding HutD family protein, which translates into the protein MTRVQRFSRATLPVTPWKNGGGTTQEIASWPQGAGLDSFGWRVSIATIAAAGPFSVFAGIDRSIMLLEGDGVRLFTHDGRIDRRLDVPQQPFAFSGDDAIDCTLLGGASNDFNVMTRRGQWRADVRVLVHAAVIEAAPHGVLLALRGAWRLNDEACTEGEGLQWADAAQAWHAVPESEDARLVAVRIVPA